ttttatatcacgattctttaatgataaaatcacgatctcgattttatcacgatttatttttacattgacactaatttgcatgtttctgtgtaaatgacttcaggtagcctactctgtcacctctcaacagtagattttaaaggcaaacaacaactctgataacgtgcactcagtattagttttcaataaacatgaaaatgtaaataacttacagaacaaaattaagttttatttcaaataggttaaaaagaagactaatgtaattctgtaaagtattattcaacagtcatttaaacagacgtgtgcctcctaaggttaaacagtaaatacagtattgagacttaagtaactcctaaagttcaatgtgatttagaccaaatgatcaaactttcatgggaatcatatctaaggacaaacggagctgctgctgtcagctctgtccaccgtttactagagtcctcatatggagcctcttcatcaaatgcctgcgttattgttttggtgacgtcatcagctgttgcctctgtctgcatctgatgtacacacgcggccctcccactacacacacacacactcacaggtgtagaagagctgctgacggcacaacagcagcgaacctgaatataacgagctggtaatgttcagagaggtgggcgcgtacgcgctcatagcattataatacacgcggcccttccactgcgacacacgtcgcgcggacacacacagacacgggcttagaagacgcgccgctgctgccggcagaaacagtaccgaacataaaggtggagtttgttttaaggaccagttcctccgttttcttttcattttcagccgtagcttcctaacagggaggctgtcattggttggtcgtgttcacattaagcgcactgagagttggacgagtgaaaaaactcatgcttctgcgcgaacatagaactgcaattaatagaaggtgctctatggacgataaaacgatctgtccgttctggtagatcgccgatacgttcaaatccttcacgatcatttatcgtcaaatcgtaCAGCCCTACTGTTGCATTCCAAGAGTGTgcaaaagctgttttttttgtgcactaAGAATAAAGCTCCTGGTCTGTTCTGAACCTCCGTGTCCTTTCAGGCTATGCCGGCGACCCCGCTTTATTCTGTTGGAGAACGTGAAAGGCTTCGAGACTTCTTCTGCCAGGTAAGGACACCATGCCGTTATGCAGCAGTTACAGGCACCTTATCATCAAGTGTAACTATAGCACAATATCAAACACTGTAGGTGTTAAGTGCTTATCACCATTTACCTTTTATTCTGCTGTAGGGGACTGTTGGTGAAAACGCTATCGGAATGTGGATACACTTTTCAGGAAGTCATGGTCTCACCCATAAGTGTAAGGACACACTGTATGAGCATTTCAGATTAAGATTCCAGTTAAAATTATACACAATATTAATgtagagaggattgaagcaaggcatctggacttgtagagttttctagaagacgtttcgctgctcatccaagcagcttcatcagttctaactgtttggtggggaaacatggtttatatgtggttacagacctcagtgggtgggtctgggtaaaacttaaaaaaaaaattaaaaacaatagcactaaatgtttccatacttacctgtgatgttctggctgactgggccaggtgtgtctaacgactggctaacgactatgaaactgccggagggggactggttgacagccctttgttcttactgtgattcctcactgcactagactgcatatatcacatatatatgtgatatatgcagtccagtgcagtgaggaatgctctgatctgtacattggagaaactaaacaaccactccacagaagaatggctcagcacaggagagccacctcttcaggacaagactcagctgttcacctccacctcaaagacaaaggacactcctttgaggacaacaatgtccacattttagacagagaggaaaggtggtatgaaagaggagtcaagggagcatctatgttaagctggaaaaaccttcccttaacagaggtggtggcctcagacatcatctttctaccacatacaatgcagtgattccatccattcccaggaagtttgcacatactcacagtaagaacaaagggctgtcaaccagtccccctccgacagtttcatagtcgttagccagtagttagacacacctggcccagtcagccagaacatcacaggtaagtatggaaattgtttgtaagtttttttaagttttacccagacccacccacataggtctgtaactacatataaaccatgtttccccaccaaacagttagaactgatgaagctgcttggatgagcagcgaaacgtcttctagaaaactccacaagtccagaagccttgcttcaatcctctctacgtatgatgacctggatgactgagaatcttcatcaacacacaatATTAATGAATCATATTATATCTGTGTCCAGGTCGGGATCCCAAATTCAAGACTACGTTATTTCCTGATTGCAAGGATTTCATCAGAAGAACTGAAGGTTTCAGAGGTGAGGCTGACAATAGTAAAGTAATAGATTATATTCATTCACAAGCTCTCTTAACACCTTGTCACAGCATCACAGAGCCTTGTGATCCTGTGACAACAATAGGATACAACAATACAACAATGAATAGGAAAAAATGTTTCCTGATATTGCATGTCGTGTTTTTGTAGAGCTGCTTTATCTCCTCTCACCTGCACACAGCAACAAAGCAGCAGTGGACAAAATGACAGATAAAATGTTATTGGAGCTAAAAACAACACTGTTAGTAGTTGtagtttatattttaaaataataaaagaaggATTGTTTTGAATCAGACCAAAAACTGCTTTAACAGGATAAAACGTGTCAGTAGTGGAAACTGTGTCAGCAGTATGGACCCTGACTGTAAAGAAAGCTGACAGCcttactgctgcagcttcagcacGTATAACAAAGAAACCCCCTTTATGGAAAGCCCCTCACTAAATCACATTTACTTTCATGTTATacaatgcaaaagtgatcaaacatcaggcagaaatggtctgtggtcagcacctgcagaacctctcctttatagggctgtcttgataactgcctctcatttccacctgttgtctgttccatttgcacaacagcagctgaaactgattcacagtcagtgttgatcctaactggacaggctgatttcacagaagagtgactgacttggagttacattgtgttgcctttgtgtttcctttatttttgagcagtgtattacTTTATCATGTGTTAAAAACATcataacacacagagacagtacCCGCATGCAGGACATACAGAGTTTATTTAACAAAACTATCCAAAGCTGAAAGCTACATAACGCAATCAAACTCTAAATAACACAAAACGTGGCATGGAGGCACGGAGACCAAATGGAAAAGAAGGGAAAACTGTAGGGATGAGGTATGCAGGAAAAGAAAGCAAGTGGCTAGCTGTCtccagcaattcaccaatcaggcaacctgcagcacagaagcgaaaagacaagacaaacacacaacacacaggaggCCCGGATGGAGCACTGGCACCATCACAAATCCAGATTCCGCTGGCTTACAGAGTTCTTTAGTTTTATAAAAATCTGTCTCATAACAAATTGTGTGTCAATTTTATACCAAAAGTGCCTACTTTTGGTATAAAATTGACACACAATTTGTATAAAACTGAGGTATCTCTAAATATCTCCAAATCCCGAGAACATGTATGGAAACTGTTCCAGTGCAACAACCTGACATTTGTGTCCACTGTAGTATAGTGTTACAAATAGGGGTCTCTTGTTGATATTGAGCCAAAACGTGACCATGTTGGACATAGTTCTAACACAGGTGACATGTGAATGCCATGTGTAAATCATtagaatttaattttttttacctgtttctACTCAGCAGGAgagataaaaagagagagagagagaaaatctgtTTGTTAAACTAAACCAGTGTACAGAATCACAGAGCCACATTTTAAACCAGCTTTCCTCATCTTTATTAATAAACTCAAGTTTCCAAAATACATGGATGACAGTTTTTTACTTCAAAGTGTCTAGTCACATATCAAAAAGTTaaagaaaagcaggaaaataaggggttttaaaaaaaatctcatcattcagagagagctgctgtctgaaggTGCACCCTGCAGTAGATCAGAATCACTAAatagttttctttgtgtgttgctCATCTTAGATCTTAGATGCCTTCCCACTTACTGCTGAGAGCGACTCCTCCAACCAACCCACGGTCTTGAGTCCTATCTTAAGCCCGCCTACTGGCCAGTCAGAAAACAACATGGAGGGGAGTCATATCCTGTATAAACTCGAGACAACAACGGATGCCCAGAGGAAGATGGATCAGAACAAGGATCTGTCTGTCAGGCAGATCAAGGACTTTCTGGAACCACACGTGGAGGACAGCATGGAACAGCACCTCCTCCCTCCTAAAACACTGTTACGATACAGTTTTCTCCTGGACATTGTTAAGCCTACATGTAGGAGGTCTGTCTGCTTTACCAAAGGGTAGgttcagtgttttttctctcctttttggGTTCACACATGCAGTTTGCAGAGTATGTAATAGCTTAAGCATGCACTGTTTTACACAGCAGTCATTCAGTTTAGGGGGCAGctactcacacaaacacacaaaagctgcGTATGATACACTTTGGTATATCTTTGGCGACAATGAT
This portion of the Parambassis ranga chromosome 20, fParRan2.1, whole genome shotgun sequence genome encodes:
- the trdmt1 gene encoding tRNA (cytosine(38)-C(5))-methyltransferase isoform X2 is translated as MILMSPPCQPFTRIGLQGDIADPRTKSFLYILDILPRLCRRPRFILLENVKGFETSSARGLLVKTLSECGYTFQEVMVSPISVGIPNSRLRYFLIARISSEELKVSEILDAFPLTAESDSSNQPTVLSPILSPPTGQSENNMEGSHILYKLETTTDAQRKMDQNKDLSVRQIKDFLEPHVEDSMEQHLLPPKTLLRYSFLLDIVKPTCRRSVCFTKGYGRYVEGTGSVLQCCTETEMESVFTGLDQCSEEEKVQQLSKLKLRYFTPREVANLMGFPQSFSFPAQISTIQQYRVLGNSLNVVVVARLLQLLVS